The following proteins are co-located in the Mycolicibacterium goodii genome:
- a CDS encoding TIGR02206 family membrane protein, translated as MAQRQFNAYGPSYWAAIAVFAVVAVLLVWLGRRQTEHQARVLGKALGAVTAAIYVAMLVYTWIPPTLERSVPVRLTDLATITGAYAFWSQRQWAFVLTYYWGLTLSAQALISPVLKSPDFPHYEFLAFWSIHLLVVWAAIYLCWGRGMRPTWRSYRFAAVVTAVWAAVTMAFNGIAGTNYGFLNAKPETASLLDVLGPWPVYVLTASGLVLIVWALMTWPWESRRQ; from the coding sequence ATGGCACAACGGCAGTTCAACGCCTACGGCCCGTCCTACTGGGCCGCCATCGCGGTGTTCGCCGTGGTGGCAGTGCTTCTGGTGTGGCTGGGCCGCAGGCAGACCGAGCATCAGGCGCGGGTGCTGGGGAAGGCGCTCGGCGCGGTGACCGCCGCGATCTATGTCGCGATGCTCGTCTACACGTGGATCCCGCCGACGCTGGAACGGTCGGTGCCCGTGCGGCTGACCGACCTAGCCACGATCACCGGGGCGTACGCGTTCTGGTCGCAACGGCAGTGGGCGTTCGTGCTCACCTACTACTGGGGTCTGACACTCAGCGCGCAGGCCCTGATCTCACCGGTGCTCAAGAGCCCGGACTTCCCGCACTACGAGTTCCTGGCGTTCTGGTCGATCCACCTGCTCGTGGTGTGGGCCGCGATCTACCTGTGCTGGGGTCGTGGCATGCGGCCCACGTGGCGCAGCTACCGGTTCGCCGCGGTGGTGACCGCGGTGTGGGCCGCGGTCACCATGGCGTTCAACGGCATCGCGGGCACCAACTACGGCTTCCTCAACGCCAAACCCGAGACCGCATCGCTGCTCGACGTGCTGGGCCCGTGGCCCGTGTACGTGCTCACGGCGAGCGGTCTGGTGCTCATCGTGTGGGCGCTCATGACGTGGCCGTGGGAATCTCGCCGGCAGTAG
- a CDS encoding Lrp/AsnC family transcriptional regulator, with amino-acid sequence MDRMDEVDEAIVSLLEDDGRLTHRDIAHRVGLSRSAAAARVQRLIASGQVVVRGVVHPAVLGRGALAHVSVMVDGPAAPIAQVLAARDDVAFLSLTSGPFGLIAEARVGSVRDLDGVVATLRALPGVVGVDTLTYVEVMRDVVGPVGEVSVEVDDTDLALLRALQRDGRASYVELAEAVGLSPAGARRRVVRLIDAQVVRVGAVVRHSGQDRQSAMGLGIRLTGDAAEVLKTLTGMRSVIFVARTLGRFDVLATVRAFSAAQLLEILDTVRGLPGVGVVESWVHLEVVKESYASGLQAG; translated from the coding sequence ATGGATCGCATGGATGAGGTCGACGAGGCCATCGTCAGCCTGCTCGAGGACGACGGTCGGCTGACCCACCGCGACATCGCCCATCGCGTCGGGTTGTCCCGCTCGGCCGCCGCCGCGCGGGTACAGCGGTTGATCGCCTCGGGTCAGGTCGTGGTGCGCGGCGTGGTCCATCCGGCGGTGCTGGGACGCGGCGCGCTCGCCCACGTCAGCGTCATGGTCGACGGACCCGCGGCGCCGATCGCGCAGGTGCTCGCGGCCCGCGACGACGTCGCGTTCCTGTCGCTGACGAGCGGGCCGTTCGGCTTGATCGCCGAGGCCAGGGTGGGATCGGTGCGCGACCTCGACGGGGTGGTCGCCACCCTGCGGGCGCTGCCCGGCGTGGTCGGCGTCGACACCCTCACCTACGTCGAGGTGATGCGCGACGTGGTGGGACCGGTCGGAGAGGTCAGCGTCGAGGTCGACGACACCGACCTGGCCCTGCTGCGCGCGCTGCAGCGCGACGGTCGGGCATCGTATGTGGAACTCGCTGAGGCCGTTGGGCTTTCCCCGGCCGGTGCGCGCAGGCGGGTGGTGCGGCTGATCGACGCACAGGTGGTGCGGGTCGGCGCGGTGGTGCGTCACTCCGGGCAGGACCGGCAGAGCGCGATGGGGCTCGGCATCCGGTTGACCGGGGACGCCGCCGAGGTGCTCAAGACCCTGACCGGGATGCGTTCGGTGATCTTCGTGGCCCGCACGCTGGGCCGTTTCGATGTGCTGGCCACCGTGCGGGCGTTCTCTGCGGCCCAGCTGCTGGAGATCCTCGACACCGTCCGCGGGCTGCCCGGCGTCGGCGTCGTCGAAAGCTGGGTACACCTGGAGGTGGTCAAGGAAAGCTACGCCTCGGGGCTGCAGGCCGGATAG
- a CDS encoding carboxymuconolactone decarboxylase family protein, with protein MSTELHLLAALSALSPPKLADINADVREVCAGVTGLSPLPAESRGGAVDPMVSEFAEQFSVDVTAINPGQRLAFSDLLAADTFDVATLIFIADFVPRVRAGLASLGVDVPVDAEVWDHDTGPADFVLDVFVPAVGRMRALDPVTTEIVRLRGARVHNCRLCKSLREATALEAGACESLYDEIDHYENSDLSGRHKAALRFVDAMIWTPSQTPGDELLRHFTRREAVELTLDVMRNASNKIAVALGVDAPRVSEGTEQYRLGADGQPIYS; from the coding sequence GTGTCCACTGAGCTGCACCTACTGGCGGCGCTATCGGCACTGTCGCCGCCAAAGCTGGCCGACATCAACGCCGATGTCCGTGAGGTGTGCGCGGGTGTCACGGGCCTGAGCCCGCTGCCCGCCGAATCCCGCGGCGGCGCCGTCGATCCGATGGTTTCCGAGTTCGCCGAACAGTTCAGTGTCGACGTCACCGCGATCAACCCCGGGCAACGGCTGGCGTTCTCGGATCTGTTGGCTGCGGATACTTTTGACGTCGCGACGCTGATCTTCATCGCCGATTTCGTGCCGCGCGTGCGGGCCGGGCTGGCGTCGCTGGGTGTGGACGTGCCCGTCGACGCCGAGGTCTGGGACCATGACACCGGTCCGGCCGATTTCGTGCTCGACGTGTTCGTGCCCGCCGTGGGCCGGATGCGGGCGCTGGACCCGGTGACGACGGAGATCGTGCGGCTGCGCGGTGCCCGGGTGCACAACTGCCGGCTGTGCAAATCGCTGCGGGAGGCGACGGCCCTGGAGGCGGGTGCCTGCGAGTCGCTGTACGACGAGATCGACCACTACGAGAACTCGGATCTGTCCGGCCGGCACAAGGCCGCGCTGCGGTTCGTCGACGCCATGATCTGGACACCGTCGCAGACGCCGGGCGATGAGCTGCTGCGGCACTTCACCCGGCGGGAGGCCGTCGAACTGACCCTCGACGTCATGCGCAACGCGAGCAACAAGATCGCCGTCGCGCTCGGTGTCGACGCCCCACGGGTCAGCGAGGGCACCGAGCAGTACCGGCTCGGCGCCGACGGGCAGCCGATCTACAGCTAG
- a CDS encoding purine-cytosine permease family protein: protein MATNDPAPVTPKVTEVEQHGVEPIPDAERTARPLDLFRLVFGGANTIATVVLGTFPIIFGLSFRDALFATLAGLVLGALILAPMSLFGPRNGTNNAVSSSAHLGVHGRVVGSFLSLLTAVAFFSISVWTSGDVLVGGANRAFGVPQTDIAVGVAYGIFALLVLVVCIYGFRFMLLVNKIAVIAATLLFLAGVFAFGGVFDAGYAGSLHLGDPLFWPSFVGAALIVMSNPVSFGAFLGDWARYIPRDTPSWKPMLAAFLAQIATLVPFLFGLVTATVIATTAPDFIANGDYVGGLLSVSPGWYFVPVCLIALIGGMSTGTTALYGTGLDFSSVFPRFTRVQATIFIGSIAIVFIFIGRFAFNVVQSISTFAVLIVTCTAPWMVVMMIGWFTRRGWYDSDALQVFNRRQSGGRYWFDHGWNWRGLTAWLVSAALSICFVNLPDQFVGPLGNLADGIDLSIPVGLGLAALLYPALLWLSPEPRDAFGPDGPRGVPSGAPANTPIVSQGTVTPPSTQEVPA, encoded by the coding sequence ATGGCCACCAACGACCCCGCACCGGTCACCCCCAAAGTCACCGAGGTCGAACAACACGGCGTCGAACCGATTCCCGACGCCGAACGCACCGCCCGGCCGCTGGATCTGTTCCGGCTGGTGTTCGGCGGCGCGAACACCATCGCGACCGTCGTGCTGGGCACCTTCCCGATCATCTTCGGTCTGTCGTTCCGCGACGCACTGTTCGCCACCCTCGCCGGCCTGGTGCTCGGCGCCCTGATCCTCGCGCCGATGTCGCTGTTCGGCCCACGCAACGGCACCAACAACGCGGTGTCCTCGTCGGCGCATCTGGGTGTGCACGGCCGCGTCGTCGGGTCGTTCCTGTCGCTGTTGACCGCGGTCGCGTTCTTCTCGATCTCGGTGTGGACGTCCGGCGACGTGCTGGTGGGTGGGGCCAACCGCGCGTTCGGCGTGCCCCAGACCGACATCGCCGTCGGTGTCGCCTACGGCATCTTCGCGCTGCTGGTGCTCGTCGTGTGCATCTACGGCTTCCGATTCATGTTGCTGGTCAACAAGATCGCCGTCATCGCGGCGACCTTGTTGTTCCTGGCAGGGGTTTTCGCGTTCGGCGGCGTGTTCGACGCCGGCTATGCGGGCAGCCTGCACCTCGGCGACCCGTTGTTCTGGCCGTCGTTCGTCGGCGCGGCGCTGATCGTGATGTCCAACCCGGTGTCGTTCGGTGCGTTCCTGGGCGACTGGGCGCGCTACATCCCGCGCGACACCCCGTCCTGGAAACCCATGCTCGCAGCGTTCCTCGCCCAGATCGCGACGCTGGTGCCGTTCCTGTTCGGCCTGGTCACCGCGACCGTGATCGCCACCACCGCACCGGATTTCATCGCAAACGGTGATTACGTGGGCGGCCTGCTGAGCGTCTCGCCGGGCTGGTACTTCGTGCCGGTGTGCCTGATCGCGCTGATCGGCGGCATGTCGACCGGCACCACCGCGCTGTACGGCACCGGCCTGGACTTCTCCAGCGTGTTCCCGAGGTTCACCCGCGTGCAGGCCACCATCTTCATCGGATCGATCGCGATCGTGTTCATCTTCATCGGTCGCTTCGCCTTCAACGTGGTGCAGAGCATCTCCACGTTCGCGGTGCTGATCGTCACGTGCACCGCGCCGTGGATGGTCGTGATGATGATCGGCTGGTTCACCCGCCGCGGCTGGTACGACTCCGATGCGCTGCAGGTGTTCAACCGCCGCCAGAGCGGCGGCCGGTACTGGTTCGACCACGGCTGGAACTGGCGCGGCCTGACCGCGTGGCTGGTCTCGGCCGCGCTGTCGATCTGCTTTGTGAACCTGCCCGACCAATTCGTCGGCCCGCTCGGCAATCTCGCCGACGGTATCGACCTGTCCATCCCCGTCGGCCTCGGCCTGGCCGCCCTGCTCTACCCGGCGCTGCTGTGGCTCTCCCCCGAGCCGCGCGACGCCTTCGGCCCGGACGGGCCGCGCGGCGTCCCGTCCGGCGCCCCCGCCAACACCCCCATCGTGTCGCAGGGCACGGTGACCCCTCCGAGCACACAGGAAGTCCCAGCATGA
- a CDS encoding metallopeptidase TldD-related protein — MIGAQQVVEIALDAADPGTETIVLVTDRADASLRWANNSMTTNGETVSRNTTVISILRRGEAGEKAHVGSMRTSDVDPAVIPDLVAAAQRAARDAPEARDAAPPLAADGAPADWDAPVPGTRAQVFTGIAADLAKGFRGGDQLFGYARHVLETTFVATSNGLRRRFTQPTGSVEINAKRNGASAWAGVSTADFLDVQVDSLLDELSLRLGWAERTVELPAGRYETIMPPSTVADMMIYLSWTMDGRGAHEGRTALSAPGGTRIGEKLTDLGLTLYSDPFAETLECQPFVAVPSSSERVSIFDNGMDISRVDWIRDGVINALAYPRAVAAEYGAPVTAPADNLLMTGGTTELADMIAATERGLLLTTLWYIRVVDPTVLLLTGLTRDGVYLVEDGEVTAAVNNFRFNESPLDLLRRATEAGISERTLPREWGDWATRSAMPTLRIPDFHMSSVSQAQ, encoded by the coding sequence ATGATCGGCGCACAGCAGGTCGTCGAGATCGCCCTCGACGCAGCCGATCCCGGCACGGAGACCATCGTGCTGGTCACCGACCGCGCCGACGCGTCGCTGCGCTGGGCGAACAACTCGATGACCACCAACGGTGAAACCGTCAGCCGCAACACGACCGTCATCTCGATCCTGCGCCGGGGTGAGGCCGGAGAGAAGGCTCATGTGGGGTCGATGCGCACCAGCGACGTCGACCCGGCGGTGATCCCCGACCTCGTCGCCGCCGCGCAGCGGGCCGCTCGGGACGCGCCAGAGGCGCGCGACGCGGCACCGCCGTTGGCCGCCGACGGCGCACCCGCCGACTGGGACGCACCGGTTCCCGGCACCCGCGCGCAGGTGTTCACCGGCATCGCAGCAGATCTGGCCAAGGGGTTCCGGGGCGGTGATCAACTCTTCGGCTACGCCCGCCACGTGCTGGAGACCACGTTCGTCGCGACGTCCAACGGTCTGCGCCGGCGCTTCACCCAGCCGACCGGTTCGGTGGAGATCAACGCCAAACGCAACGGTGCCAGCGCGTGGGCCGGTGTGAGCACGGCGGATTTCCTTGATGTGCAGGTCGATTCGCTGCTCGATGAGCTGTCGCTGCGGCTGGGCTGGGCCGAGCGCACCGTGGAACTGCCCGCGGGCCGCTACGAGACCATCATGCCGCCGTCGACCGTGGCGGACATGATGATCTACCTGTCGTGGACCATGGACGGCCGCGGCGCCCACGAGGGACGCACGGCGCTCTCGGCACCCGGAGGGACCCGGATCGGGGAGAAGCTCACCGATCTGGGGTTGACGCTGTACTCCGATCCGTTCGCGGAAACCCTTGAGTGTCAACCGTTCGTCGCGGTGCCCAGTTCATCGGAGCGGGTGTCGATATTCGACAACGGCATGGACATCTCGCGCGTCGACTGGATCCGCGACGGCGTGATCAACGCACTGGCCTACCCGCGCGCGGTCGCCGCCGAGTACGGCGCGCCGGTCACCGCGCCCGCCGACAATCTGCTGATGACCGGTGGCACAACCGAACTCGCCGACATGATCGCGGCAACCGAACGCGGTCTGCTGCTGACCACGCTGTGGTACATCCGCGTGGTCGATCCCACCGTGCTGTTGTTGACCGGCCTCACGCGCGACGGGGTCTATCTCGTCGAGGACGGCGAGGTCACCGCGGCGGTCAACAACTTCCGGTTCAACGAGAGCCCGCTGGATCTGTTGCGCCGGGCCACCGAGGCAGGTATCAGCGAACGCACCCTGCCCCGCGAGTGGGGCGACTGGGCGACCAGGTCCGCGATGCCCACGCTGCGCATCCCCGATTTCCACATGTCGTCGGTGAGCCAGGCGCAATGA
- a CDS encoding sodium:solute symporter has product MGKPLDIAIVTVYLIAMLAFGFWGKTRTRDSADFLVAGRRLGPTLYTGTMAAVVLGGASTVGGVGLGYKWGLSGMWLVVAIAVGLLALSLLFAGRIQRLKVYTVAQMLSLRYGVDATSASGVVMVAYTLMLSVTSTTAYATVFNVLFGTGRTISVLIGGAVVMLYSSIGGMWSITLTDMVQFILKTIGVFFLLLPFTWNRAGGLDGIRERAGDAVFSLTAIGTETIITFFVVYSFGMLIGQDIWQRVFTARSPQVAKWGGTTAALYCVAYGVAGALIGAAASTFLPDVEAKDDVYAQIAETILPVGISGLVLAAAVAAMMSTASGALIATATVARTDVRPLLLRLIGRRAETTDDPTLEVHADRRYVVALGIVVIVIAALLNDVVGALTIAYDILVGGLLVPILGGFVWKRATGAGALVAMGVGTVVTLGTMAIVGDVLANDPIYWGLATSLIAYVVVSLATTRTPAPVLQVWDARLAGRDETATAGEIPTATS; this is encoded by the coding sequence GTGGGCAAACCGCTAGATATCGCCATCGTCACCGTCTACCTGATCGCCATGCTGGCGTTCGGTTTCTGGGGCAAGACCCGCACCAGGGACTCGGCCGACTTCCTCGTCGCCGGACGCCGGCTGGGCCCGACCCTCTACACCGGCACCATGGCCGCGGTGGTGCTCGGCGGTGCCTCGACCGTCGGCGGCGTAGGCCTGGGCTACAAGTGGGGCCTGTCCGGCATGTGGCTGGTGGTGGCGATCGCCGTCGGCCTGCTGGCGCTGAGCCTGCTGTTCGCCGGGCGCATCCAACGGCTCAAGGTGTACACCGTCGCGCAGATGCTGAGTCTGCGGTACGGCGTCGACGCCACCTCGGCGTCGGGCGTGGTGATGGTCGCCTACACGCTGATGCTGTCGGTCACCTCCACGACCGCCTACGCGACGGTGTTCAACGTGCTGTTCGGCACGGGCCGAACGATTTCGGTGCTCATCGGCGGCGCCGTCGTCATGCTGTACTCGTCGATCGGCGGCATGTGGTCGATCACGCTGACCGACATGGTGCAGTTCATCCTCAAGACCATCGGCGTGTTCTTCCTGCTGTTGCCGTTCACCTGGAACCGCGCAGGCGGCCTCGACGGCATCCGGGAACGCGCGGGCGACGCGGTGTTCAGCCTCACCGCGATCGGCACCGAGACCATCATCACGTTCTTCGTGGTCTACAGCTTCGGAATGCTGATCGGACAGGACATCTGGCAGCGGGTGTTCACCGCGCGCTCACCGCAGGTGGCCAAGTGGGGCGGTACCACCGCGGCCCTGTACTGCGTCGCCTACGGGGTGGCGGGCGCACTGATCGGTGCGGCCGCGTCGACGTTCCTGCCCGATGTCGAGGCCAAGGACGACGTCTACGCGCAGATCGCGGAAACGATTCTGCCCGTCGGCATCAGCGGCCTGGTGCTGGCGGCCGCGGTCGCGGCGATGATGTCGACGGCCTCCGGTGCGCTGATCGCCACCGCGACCGTCGCGCGCACCGACGTGCGGCCGCTGCTGCTGCGCCTGATCGGTCGCCGCGCCGAGACCACCGACGACCCGACCCTGGAGGTCCACGCCGACCGTCGTTACGTGGTGGCCCTCGGCATCGTCGTCATCGTGATCGCGGCGCTGCTCAACGACGTGGTCGGCGCGCTCACCATCGCCTACGACATCCTCGTCGGCGGCCTGCTGGTCCCGATTTTGGGCGGCTTCGTGTGGAAGCGCGCCACCGGGGCCGGTGCACTGGTCGCGATGGGCGTCGGCACGGTCGTGACGCTGGGCACCATGGCCATCGTCGGCGACGTGCTGGCCAACGATCCCATCTACTGGGGTCTGGCGACCAGCCTGATCGCCTATGTCGTGGTGAGCCTCGCGACCACCCGCACCCCGGCGCCGGTGCTGCAGGTGTGGGACGCCCGGCTGGCCGGGCGCGACGAAACGGCTACTGCCGGCGAGATTCCCACGGCCACGTCATGA
- a CDS encoding serine hydrolase domain-containing protein: protein MVRALAAMTMVAAASAGCSTSPDAAEEAFATTEPPALETIDPAHLQSAVADAAKSLGVPGALVLLQTPQGRFVASTGTTELGAQTPPQPDTHFRIASNTKTMTAALIMLLAQDGKLSLDDPIAKYLPGVPNGDTITLSDLLRMRSGLYCYTDDSEFAAALDADPAKSWTPQEVLDIAFAHPPTAEPDTAYQYCNTNYALLGVVAEQVGGRPLAEQFQQRLFEPLGMRNTLLPAPADATEIPAPYSHGYMYGETFYAMIDEPYPAAITDAARAGTLTPIDYTHQNSSYATAAGGAISTADDLITWMRALVGGKVLDAEHQKQWLDSLLPEDPDNPEGGQSYGYGISFQRFGPDAAMYYHGGEMPGFNSFMGFDPDNDVALVIWTNLTLSPDNRTTANALLPVVLKEIYSQLNF, encoded by the coding sequence ATGGTACGCGCGCTCGCAGCGATGACGATGGTGGCGGCCGCGTCCGCCGGATGCTCGACGTCACCGGACGCCGCCGAGGAAGCCTTCGCGACGACCGAACCACCCGCGCTCGAGACCATCGACCCGGCGCATCTGCAGAGCGCGGTCGCCGACGCGGCGAAGAGCCTCGGCGTACCGGGTGCCCTCGTGCTGCTGCAGACCCCGCAGGGCCGATTCGTCGCGAGCACAGGCACCACCGAACTGGGCGCGCAGACCCCACCACAGCCCGACACGCACTTCCGGATCGCGTCGAACACCAAAACCATGACGGCCGCGCTGATCATGCTGCTGGCCCAGGACGGCAAGCTCTCGCTCGACGACCCGATCGCCAAGTACCTCCCCGGCGTGCCCAACGGTGACACGATCACCCTGAGCGACCTGCTGCGCATGCGCAGCGGGCTGTACTGCTACACCGACGACTCCGAATTCGCGGCGGCACTCGACGCCGATCCCGCCAAATCCTGGACCCCGCAGGAGGTTCTGGACATCGCGTTCGCGCATCCGCCGACCGCCGAACCGGACACCGCCTACCAGTACTGCAACACCAACTACGCCCTGCTGGGCGTGGTGGCCGAGCAGGTGGGCGGCCGACCCCTGGCAGAGCAGTTCCAGCAAAGGCTTTTCGAACCGCTGGGCATGCGGAACACGCTGTTACCCGCACCTGCGGACGCGACCGAGATCCCCGCGCCGTACTCACACGGGTACATGTACGGCGAGACGTTCTACGCGATGATCGACGAGCCCTACCCCGCCGCGATCACCGACGCGGCACGGGCAGGCACGCTCACGCCGATCGACTACACACACCAGAACTCCTCCTACGCCACGGCGGCCGGCGGGGCGATCTCGACTGCCGATGACCTGATCACCTGGATGCGGGCTCTGGTTGGCGGCAAGGTGCTTGATGCCGAACACCAAAAGCAGTGGCTCGACAGCCTGCTGCCCGAGGATCCGGACAACCCTGAGGGCGGCCAGTCCTACGGGTACGGCATCAGCTTCCAGCGATTCGGGCCCGACGCGGCCATGTACTACCACGGCGGCGAGATGCCGGGGTTCAACTCGTTCATGGGTTTCGACCCCGACAACGACGTGGCCCTGGTGATCTGGACGAACCTCACCCTGTCACCCGACAACAGGACGACCGCGAACGCGCTGCTGCCGGTGGTGCTGAAAGAGATCTACTCGCAGCTGAACTTCTAG
- the speB gene encoding agmatinase, whose amino-acid sequence MTATSTPIGPVDASKVPRFAGPATFARLPRLDQVTKADVVIAGVPFDTGVSYRPGARFGPTHVRESSRLLRPYHPGLDVSPFEVVQVADAGDIAVNPFNINEAIETIEGAARDITADGKKLVTIGGDHTIALPLLRAAAAKHGPVALVHFDAHLDTWDTYFGAEYTHGTPFRRAVEEGILDTEALSHVGTRGPLYGKKDLEDDRRFGFGIVTSSDVYYQGVREVVDKLRGRVGNRPVYLSIDIDVLDPAHAPGTGTPEAGGMTSRELLEILRGFRGLNLVGADVVEVAPAYDHAEMTGVAAAHVAYDLVSLLALGPDES is encoded by the coding sequence ATGACCGCCACCAGCACCCCCATCGGCCCCGTCGACGCCTCGAAGGTGCCGCGCTTCGCGGGCCCGGCGACGTTCGCGCGCCTGCCGCGCCTGGACCAGGTCACCAAGGCCGACGTCGTGATCGCCGGTGTGCCGTTCGACACCGGTGTCTCCTACCGGCCCGGCGCCCGTTTCGGCCCCACCCACGTGCGCGAGTCCTCGCGCCTGCTGCGGCCCTACCACCCGGGCCTGGACGTGTCGCCGTTCGAGGTCGTGCAGGTCGCCGACGCCGGCGATATCGCGGTGAACCCGTTCAACATCAACGAGGCCATCGAGACAATCGAGGGCGCCGCGCGCGACATCACCGCCGACGGAAAGAAACTCGTGACCATCGGCGGCGACCACACGATCGCACTGCCGCTGCTGCGCGCCGCGGCCGCCAAGCACGGCCCGGTCGCGCTGGTGCACTTCGACGCCCACCTCGACACCTGGGACACCTACTTCGGCGCCGAGTACACCCACGGCACCCCGTTCCGCCGCGCCGTCGAGGAGGGCATCCTCGACACCGAGGCGCTGTCGCACGTCGGCACCCGCGGCCCGCTGTACGGCAAGAAGGATCTCGAGGACGACCGCCGGTTCGGGTTCGGCATCGTCACCTCGTCCGACGTCTACTACCAGGGTGTGCGGGAGGTCGTCGACAAGCTGCGCGGGCGGGTCGGCAACCGGCCGGTGTACCTGTCGATCGACATCGACGTGCTCGACCCGGCGCACGCGCCCGGTACCGGCACGCCCGAGGCCGGCGGCATGACCAGCCGCGAACTGCTGGAGATCCTGCGCGGCTTCCGCGGACTCAACCTCGTCGGCGCCGACGTCGTCGAGGTGGCCCCGGCCTACGACCACGCCGAGATGACCGGGGTGGCGGCCGCCCACGTCGCCTACGACCTGGTGTCGCTGCTCGCCCTCGGCCCCGACGAGTCCTGA
- a CDS encoding thiamine pyrophosphate-binding protein — MTVRNHSRNGGDVVVETLTALGVSHVFGIPGQNALGLFDAIRRSKLTFISSRVENNSAFGADGYSRVTGDVGVLFLSTGPGALTALGALQEAHATGVPVLVIASQVPRAGMGLRRGMLHQLDDQKASAANVTKGTAVARDAAAIPSLIADAYELALSAPAGPVWVEIPQDVLTEPTTVPPVTTLTVHPDHRAPRPELVDAAADLLNGAERPVILAGGGVRRSPGGPAALAAFAEALGAPVVSTVGGKGAIAFDHPLSAASWIEDRHTTDLLEDADVLVAIGTAMGEVTSNYFTFAPRGKLIHIDAEVRVLQVNHPACAIHADAAQALTALTPRVRPRENSEGARVAADLRKAVQDRLSAQDLDTELKLMADLRAAVPSATHTFWDMTIAGYWAWSAWDPRQGEFHSAQGAGGLGFAFPAALAAAIATGRRTFAVSGDGGAMYSIAELATARQHDADITWLIVDDGGYGILREYMTAEFGAATATELARPDFARLAASFGIPAHTATTGNVGQLIADSFSGDGPAVIVLPAVLQMFAPTHLPPKE, encoded by the coding sequence ATGACGGTGCGCAACCACAGCCGCAACGGTGGTGACGTCGTCGTCGAAACCCTGACCGCTCTTGGTGTTTCGCACGTCTTCGGTATCCCCGGCCAGAACGCGCTCGGCCTGTTCGACGCGATCCGCCGCAGCAAGCTGACCTTCATCAGCTCGCGGGTGGAGAACAACTCGGCGTTCGGCGCCGACGGCTACAGCCGGGTGACCGGTGACGTCGGTGTGCTGTTCCTGTCGACCGGGCCGGGTGCGCTGACCGCCCTCGGCGCGCTGCAGGAAGCCCACGCCACCGGGGTGCCGGTGCTGGTGATCGCCAGCCAGGTGCCCCGCGCCGGCATGGGGTTGCGCCGCGGCATGCTGCACCAACTCGACGACCAGAAGGCCAGCGCCGCCAACGTCACCAAGGGCACGGCCGTGGCCCGCGACGCCGCGGCGATCCCCAGCCTGATCGCCGACGCCTACGAACTGGCGCTGTCGGCGCCGGCCGGGCCGGTGTGGGTGGAGATCCCGCAGGATGTGCTGACCGAGCCGACCACGGTGCCGCCGGTGACCACGCTGACCGTGCACCCCGACCACCGGGCCCCGCGGCCCGAACTCGTCGATGCCGCAGCCGATCTGCTCAACGGTGCCGAGCGGCCCGTGATCCTCGCCGGTGGCGGGGTGCGACGCTCCCCGGGCGGGCCTGCCGCGCTGGCGGCGTTCGCCGAGGCCCTCGGCGCCCCGGTGGTGTCCACGGTCGGCGGCAAGGGCGCCATCGCGTTCGACCATCCGTTGTCGGCGGCCTCCTGGATCGAGGACCGCCACACCACCGATCTGCTCGAAGACGCCGACGTGCTGGTGGCGATCGGCACCGCGATGGGCGAGGTGACCAGCAACTACTTCACGTTCGCACCACGGGGCAAGCTCATCCACATCGACGCAGAAGTGCGTGTGCTGCAGGTCAATCACCCGGCGTGCGCGATCCACGCCGACGCCGCGCAGGCCCTGACCGCGCTCACCCCCCGCGTGCGACCACGGGAGAACTCCGAGGGGGCGCGCGTCGCCGCGGACCTGCGAAAAGCCGTGCAGGACCGGCTGTCCGCGCAGGATCTCGACACCGAGCTGAAGTTGATGGCGGATCTGCGGGCCGCGGTGCCGTCGGCCACCCACACGTTCTGGGACATGACCATCGCCGGGTACTGGGCGTGGTCGGCCTGGGATCCGCGGCAGGGCGAGTTCCATTCCGCCCAGGGCGCAGGCGGTCTCGGGTTCGCGTTCCCCGCCGCACTGGCCGCCGCGATCGCCACCGGCCGGCGCACATTCGCGGTGTCCGGTGACGGCGGCGCGATGTACTCGATCGCCGAACTGGCCACCGCACGCCAGCACGACGCCGACATCACCTGGCTCATCGTCGACGACGGCGGCTACGGAATCCTGCGGGAGTACATGACCGCGGAGTTCGGCGCCGCCACCGCCACCGAATTGGCCCGGCCCGACTTCGCGCGGCTGGCAGCCAGTTTCGGTATCCCCGCCCACACCGCGACCACCGGCAACGTCGGCCAACTGATCGCGGACTCGTTCTCCGGCGACGGACCGGCAGTCATCGTGCTGCCCGCCGTCCTGCAGATGTTCGCCCCCACCCACCTCCCACCGAAGGAATGA